A portion of the Mesobacillus sp. AQ2 genome contains these proteins:
- the rpoC gene encoding DNA-directed RNA polymerase subunit beta' has protein sequence MLDVNNFEYMKIGLASPDKIRSWSFGEVKKPETINYRTLKPEKDGLFCERIFGPTKDWECHCGKYKRVRYKGVVCDRCGVEVTRAKVRRERMGHIELAAPVSHIWYFKGIPSRMGLVLDMSPRALEEVIYFASYVVTETGDTALEKKQLLSEKEYRAYREKYGNKFQAAMGAEAIKKLLSDIDLDKEADMLKEELRTAQGQRRTRAIKRLEVVEAFRGSGNEPSWMILDVLPVIPPELRPMVQLDGGRFATSDLNDLYRRVINRNNRLKRLLDLGAPSIIVQNEKRMLQEAVDALIDNGRRGRPVTGPGNRPLKSLSHMLKGKQGRFRQNLLGKRVDYSGRSVIVVGPNLHMYQCGLPKEMALELFKPFVMKELVQKGLAHNIKSAKRKIERVQPEVWDVLEDVIKEHPVLLNRAPTLHRLGIQAFEPTLVEGRAIRLHPLVCTAYNADFDGDQMAVHVPLSAEAQAEARLLMLAAQNILNPKDGKPVVTPSQDMVLGNYYLTLEREGAVGEGMVFKDTNEALVAYQNGYVHLHTRVAVAASSLGNQTFTEEQNGQLLITTVGKLIFNEILPASFPYINEPSKQNLEEKTPEKYFVEKGADIKEVIKSMPLVDPFKKKILGNIIAEVFKKFKITETSKMLDRMKGLGFTYSTKAGITVGVADIVVLKEKQEIISEAQTKVDNVLKQFRRGLITEDERYDRVISIWSQAKDNIQAKLMKSLDNSNPIFMMSDSGARGNASNFTQLAGMRGLMANPAGRIIELPIKSSFREGLTVLEYFISTHGARKGLADTALKTADSGYLTRRLVDVAQDVIVREDDCGTDRGLFIKSLKDGTEVIEPLDERLIGRYARKAIKHPETKAVIVPENGLITEDLAVEVTEAGIEEVWIRSAFTCNTRHGVCKKCYGRNLATGQEVEVGEAVGIIAAQSIGEPGTQLTMRTFHTGGVAGDDITQGLPRIQELFEARNPKGQAVISELEGVVVGINEGKDRQQEIVIQGEIESRTYNAPYTARLKVAINDHVERGQELTEGSIDPKELLRVKDVQSVQEYLLKEVQKVYRMQGVEIGDKHVEVMVRQMMRKIRVIDAGETDVLPGTLLEIHQFTDANRKALLEGKMPATGRPVLLGITKASLETDSFLSAASFQETTRVLTDAAIKGKRDELLGLKENVIIGKLVPAGTGMQRYRRAEPISTEEENAEDAITVE, from the coding sequence TTGCTAGATGTTAATAATTTTGAGTACATGAAAATTGGCCTCGCTTCACCAGACAAGATCCGTTCATGGTCTTTCGGTGAGGTTAAAAAGCCAGAAACAATCAACTATCGTACTTTAAAGCCAGAAAAAGACGGCTTATTCTGTGAGCGGATCTTCGGACCGACAAAAGACTGGGAATGTCACTGCGGAAAGTACAAGAGAGTCCGCTACAAGGGCGTTGTCTGTGACCGATGCGGTGTTGAAGTAACTCGTGCAAAAGTCCGTCGTGAAAGAATGGGACACATTGAGCTTGCGGCTCCTGTTTCTCACATTTGGTATTTCAAAGGTATTCCTAGCCGCATGGGACTAGTCCTTGACATGTCTCCGCGTGCACTTGAAGAAGTTATTTACTTTGCTTCGTATGTGGTAACGGAAACTGGTGACACTGCTCTTGAAAAGAAGCAATTGTTATCAGAGAAAGAATACCGTGCTTACCGTGAAAAATACGGCAATAAGTTCCAGGCTGCCATGGGAGCTGAAGCAATCAAAAAGCTGCTTTCTGATATCGACCTTGATAAAGAAGCAGATATGCTGAAGGAAGAATTGAGAACTGCACAGGGCCAGCGTCGTACTCGTGCGATCAAGCGCCTTGAGGTAGTAGAAGCATTCCGTGGATCAGGCAATGAGCCATCATGGATGATCCTTGATGTTCTCCCTGTTATCCCGCCGGAACTTCGCCCGATGGTACAGCTTGATGGCGGCCGTTTCGCAACGTCTGACCTGAATGACCTGTATCGCCGTGTAATCAACCGTAATAACCGTCTTAAGCGACTTCTTGACCTTGGTGCTCCAAGCATCATCGTCCAGAACGAAAAGCGTATGCTTCAGGAAGCTGTTGATGCGCTGATTGATAACGGCCGCCGCGGACGTCCGGTAACCGGACCAGGTAACCGTCCATTGAAGTCCCTTTCTCATATGCTGAAGGGTAAACAAGGTCGTTTCCGTCAAAACCTTCTTGGTAAGCGTGTTGACTACTCTGGCCGTTCTGTTATCGTCGTAGGGCCTAACCTGCACATGTACCAGTGCGGACTGCCAAAAGAAATGGCTCTTGAGCTGTTCAAGCCGTTTGTCATGAAAGAACTTGTCCAAAAGGGCTTAGCCCATAATATAAAGTCTGCCAAGCGTAAAATCGAGCGCGTCCAGCCGGAAGTCTGGGATGTACTTGAAGATGTCATCAAGGAGCACCCAGTATTGCTGAACCGTGCACCGACTCTTCACAGACTTGGAATCCAGGCATTCGAGCCGACATTGGTAGAAGGACGAGCAATCCGTCTTCACCCGCTCGTATGTACAGCATATAACGCTGACTTCGACGGTGACCAGATGGCTGTCCACGTTCCGCTTTCTGCTGAAGCACAAGCAGAAGCACGCTTGTTGATGCTTGCAGCACAGAACATCCTGAACCCTAAGGACGGCAAGCCAGTTGTAACTCCTTCACAGGATATGGTATTGGGTAACTACTACCTGACACTTGAAAGAGAAGGCGCTGTCGGTGAAGGTATGGTCTTCAAGGATACAAACGAAGCATTAGTTGCCTATCAAAATGGCTATGTGCATCTTCATACACGTGTTGCTGTTGCCGCATCATCACTTGGCAACCAGACATTCACTGAAGAGCAAAATGGCCAGCTCTTGATCACGACTGTTGGTAAGTTGATTTTCAATGAAATCCTTCCAGCGTCCTTCCCATATATCAACGAACCTTCCAAGCAAAACCTTGAGGAGAAAACTCCTGAGAAGTATTTTGTGGAAAAAGGCGCTGATATCAAGGAAGTTATCAAGAGTATGCCATTGGTTGATCCATTCAAGAAGAAAATTCTTGGAAACATCATTGCTGAAGTTTTCAAGAAGTTCAAGATCACCGAAACTTCAAAAATGCTTGACCGTATGAAGGGACTTGGCTTCACATACTCCACTAAAGCGGGTATTACGGTCGGTGTGGCTGATATCGTGGTTCTTAAAGAGAAGCAGGAAATCATTTCAGAAGCACAAACGAAGGTCGATAATGTTCTTAAGCAGTTCAGACGCGGTTTGATTACCGAGGATGAGCGTTATGACCGTGTTATTTCTATCTGGAGCCAGGCGAAGGATAATATCCAGGCGAAGCTGATGAAATCACTGGATAATTCCAACCCAATCTTCATGATGAGTGACTCCGGTGCCCGTGGTAACGCGTCCAACTTCACGCAGCTTGCTGGTATGCGTGGTCTGATGGCCAACCCGGCGGGACGGATCATCGAATTGCCGATCAAGTCAAGTTTCCGTGAAGGTCTTACAGTATTGGAGTACTTTATCTCTACTCACGGTGCTCGTAAAGGTCTTGCCGATACAGCACTTAAGACTGCGGACTCAGGTTACCTGACACGCCGTCTTGTAGACGTAGCCCAGGATGTCATCGTTCGCGAAGACGATTGCGGAACAGACAGAGGCTTGTTTATCAAATCTCTTAAAGATGGTACTGAAGTAATCGAACCTCTTGATGAGCGATTGATTGGCCGTTATGCAAGAAAGGCAATCAAGCATCCTGAAACAAAGGCTGTAATTGTACCTGAAAATGGCTTGATTACAGAAGACCTTGCTGTTGAAGTAACAGAAGCAGGTATCGAAGAAGTTTGGATTCGTTCTGCATTCACATGTAATACACGCCACGGCGTATGTAAGAAATGTTACGGACGCAACCTGGCAACTGGCCAGGAAGTCGAAGTTGGCGAAGCAGTCGGCATCATTGCTGCGCAGTCAATCGGTGAGCCGGGCACACAGCTTACAATGCGTACATTCCATACCGGCGGTGTTGCAGGAGACGATATCACACAAGGTCTTCCGCGTATCCAGGAATTGTTTGAAGCGCGTAATCCTAAAGGTCAGGCTGTCATCTCTGAATTGGAAGGTGTCGTAGTAGGCATCAACGAAGGAAAAGACCGTCAGCAGGAAATCGTGATCCAGGGTGAAATCGAAAGCCGCACATACAATGCGCCATATACAGCACGCCTAAAGGTTGCTATAAATGACCATGTTGAACGCGGTCAGGAACTCACTGAAGGTTCAATTGACCCTAAGGAACTTTTAAGAGTCAAAGATGTTCAATCCGTGCAGGAATACCTATTGAAAGAAGTTCAAAAGGTATACCGTATGCAGGGTGTTGAGATCGGGGATAAGCACGTAGAAGTAATGGTTCGCCAGATGATGCGCAAAATCAGGGTAATCGACGCTGGTGAAACGGATGTACTGCCAGGCACATTGCTTGAAATCCATCAGTTCACTGACGCGAACCGCAAAGCGCTTCTTGAAGGTAAAATGCCTGCAACAGGACGTCCAGTATTGCTTGGTATCACAAAAGCATCACTTGAGACAGATTCATTCCTGTCCGCAGCATCCTTCCAGGAAACAACAAGAGTGCTTACAGATGCAGCGATCAAAGGCAAGCGAGATGAACTTCTCGGCCTGAAAGAAAATGTTATCATCGGTAAACTTGTTCCAGCAGGAACTGGTATGCAGCGCTACAGAAGAGCTGAGCCAATCTCAACGGAAGAAGAAAATGCTGAAGATGCCATCACTGTAGAATAA
- a CDS encoding 50S ribosomal protein L7ae-like protein produces the protein MSYEKVAQANKIIVGSKQTVKALKAGEVIELVIAKDADTKVTANLLQAAREMNTAITYVDSMKKLGKACGIAVGASAVAITK, from the coding sequence ATGTCTTATGAAAAAGTAGCTCAAGCTAACAAGATTATAGTAGGATCAAAGCAAACAGTGAAAGCACTGAAGGCTGGCGAAGTAATCGAACTGGTCATTGCAAAGGATGCTGACACGAAAGTGACAGCGAATCTATTGCAAGCTGCCAGGGAAATGAACACCGCCATCACCTATGTCGACTCTATGAAAAAATTAGGGAAGGCATGCGGAATTGCCGTCGGCGCCTCAGCTGTAGCGATAACCAAGTAA
- the rpsL gene encoding 30S ribosomal protein S12, producing MPTINQLVRKPRSSKEEKSKSPALNKGYNSFKKAQTNVSSPQKRGVCTRVGTMTPKKPNSALRKYARVRLTNGIEVTAYIPGIGHNLQEHSVVLIRGGRVKDLPGVRYHIVRGALDTAGVNNRMQGRSKYGTKRPKAAKK from the coding sequence ATGCCTACAATTAACCAATTAGTGCGCAAGCCACGTAGCTCAAAAGAGGAGAAGTCAAAATCTCCGGCGCTAAATAAAGGTTACAACAGCTTCAAAAAAGCACAAACTAACGTTTCATCTCCACAAAAGCGTGGTGTATGTACTCGTGTTGGTACTATGACTCCAAAGAAGCCGAACTCAGCGTTGCGTAAATACGCTCGTGTACGTTTGACTAACGGAATCGAGGTAACAGCTTATATCCCTGGTATCGGGCACAACCTTCAAGAGCACAGCGTTGTTCTTATCCGCGGAGGACGTGTAAAAGACTTACCGGGTGTGCGTTACCACATCGTTCGTGGTGCTCTTGATACTGCTGGTGTAAACAACCGTATGCAGGGCCGTTCTAAGTACGGTACTAAGAGACCAAAAGCAGCTAAGAAATAA
- the rpsG gene encoding 30S ribosomal protein S7, with protein MPRKGPVAKRDVLPDPIYNSKLITRLINKMMIDGKRGKSQKILYSAFDIIRERSGKEPIEVFDAALKNIMPVLEVKARRVGGANYQVPVEVRADRRTTLGLRWLVNYSRLRGEKTMEERLANEILDAANNTGASVKKREDTHKMAEANKAFAHYRW; from the coding sequence ATGCCACGTAAAGGTCCAGTTGCAAAGAGAGACGTATTGCCGGATCCGATTTATAACTCAAAGCTTATCACTCGTTTGATCAACAAAATGATGATCGATGGCAAGAGAGGTAAATCACAAAAGATCCTTTATTCAGCTTTTGATATCATTCGTGAGCGTTCAGGCAAGGAGCCAATCGAAGTATTCGATGCAGCTCTTAAGAACATCATGCCTGTTCTAGAAGTAAAAGCACGCCGTGTAGGTGGAGCTAACTACCAAGTACCAGTTGAGGTGCGTGCAGACCGCCGTACAACTCTTGGTCTTCGCTGGTTGGTCAACTACTCACGTCTTCGTGGGGAAAAGACAATGGAAGAGCGTCTTGCTAACGAAATTCTTGACGCTGCTAACAACACTGGTGCTTCTGTTAAGAAGCGCGAAGATACACACAAAATGGCGGAAGCAAACAAAGCATTCGCTCACTATCGTTGGTAA